The following are from one region of the Vidua chalybeata isolate OUT-0048 chromosome 12, bVidCha1 merged haplotype, whole genome shotgun sequence genome:
- the NAA80 gene encoding N-alpha-acetyltransferase 80 isoform X1 — protein sequence MVRRMGSVSEELSLVPLHQRPELLEACAKLLGEEWGKSRASRLHTLQRSSDAFPACLLLLRSRGPSETPAAREGPCELVGHARLSRVVSRPHDLFVESVVVARALRGQGYGRRLMEATEQWARARGFRCLHLTTHDKQHFYAHLGFVLGEPVQNVAFLSPAISSEVLRLFSAPSGAATATTTRPWVPAAPPPPLAVPPPPPPPTVSWARGVLAESSEQSLLESPHRDAKGLPIFWMKKDI from the exons ATGG TGAGAAGAATGGGTTCTGTGTCAGAGGAGCTCAGCTTGGTCCCCTTGCACCAGAGGCCGGAGCTGCTGGAAGCCTGTGCCAAGCTGCTGGGCGAGGAGTGGGGGAAGAGCCGGGCGTCGCGGCTCCACACGCTCCAGCGCTCCTCGGACGCCTTTCCcgcctgcctgctgctgctgcggagCCGGGGCCCCAGCGAGACCCCCGCCGCCCGGGAGGGGCCCTGCGAGCTCGTGGGCCATGCCCGACTCTCCCGCGTGGTCAGCCGTCCCCATGACCTCTTTGTGGAGAGCGTGGTGGTGGCCCGGGCGCTGCGGGGCCAGGGCTATGGGCGGCGGCTGATGGAGGCCACTGAGCAGtgggcccgggcccggggctTTCGCTGCCTGCACCTCACCACCCATGACAAGCAGCATTTCTATGCCCACCTGGGCTTTGTCCTGGGTGAGCCGGTGCAGAACGTGGCCTTTCTCAGCCCGGCTATATCCTCTGAGGTGCTGCGGCTCTTCTCCGCCCCTTCTggggctgccactgccaccaccaccaggCCATGGGTACCCGCTgcccccccgccgcccctcgcCGTCCCCCCACCGCCTCCCCCACCGACTGTGAGCTGGGCGAGGGGTGTCCTGGCTGAGAGCAGCGAGCAGAGCCTCCTGGAGTCCCCACACCGCGATGCCAAAGGGCTCCCCATCTTCTGGATGAAGAAGGACATCTGA
- the NAA80 gene encoding N-alpha-acetyltransferase 80 isoform X2 — MGSVSEELSLVPLHQRPELLEACAKLLGEEWGKSRASRLHTLQRSSDAFPACLLLLRSRGPSETPAAREGPCELVGHARLSRVVSRPHDLFVESVVVARALRGQGYGRRLMEATEQWARARGFRCLHLTTHDKQHFYAHLGFVLGEPVQNVAFLSPAISSEVLRLFSAPSGAATATTTRPWVPAAPPPPLAVPPPPPPPTVSWARGVLAESSEQSLLESPHRDAKGLPIFWMKKDI; from the coding sequence ATGGGTTCTGTGTCAGAGGAGCTCAGCTTGGTCCCCTTGCACCAGAGGCCGGAGCTGCTGGAAGCCTGTGCCAAGCTGCTGGGCGAGGAGTGGGGGAAGAGCCGGGCGTCGCGGCTCCACACGCTCCAGCGCTCCTCGGACGCCTTTCCcgcctgcctgctgctgctgcggagCCGGGGCCCCAGCGAGACCCCCGCCGCCCGGGAGGGGCCCTGCGAGCTCGTGGGCCATGCCCGACTCTCCCGCGTGGTCAGCCGTCCCCATGACCTCTTTGTGGAGAGCGTGGTGGTGGCCCGGGCGCTGCGGGGCCAGGGCTATGGGCGGCGGCTGATGGAGGCCACTGAGCAGtgggcccgggcccggggctTTCGCTGCCTGCACCTCACCACCCATGACAAGCAGCATTTCTATGCCCACCTGGGCTTTGTCCTGGGTGAGCCGGTGCAGAACGTGGCCTTTCTCAGCCCGGCTATATCCTCTGAGGTGCTGCGGCTCTTCTCCGCCCCTTCTggggctgccactgccaccaccaccaggCCATGGGTACCCGCTgcccccccgccgcccctcgcCGTCCCCCCACCGCCTCCCCCACCGACTGTGAGCTGGGCGAGGGGTGTCCTGGCTGAGAGCAGCGAGCAGAGCCTCCTGGAGTCCCCACACCGCGATGCCAAAGGGCTCCCCATCTTCTGGATGAAGAAGGACATCTGA
- the HYAL3 gene encoding hyaluronidase-3, translating to MVLVLALWACLALGTASEESPAPEPLAGGQPFAVVWNVPTGRCQHRFGTGLPLSDYGIVENQGGHFAGQNITIFYKNKFGLYPYLSQHGVPHNGGLPQRVSLDAHINRVAEDIRLLLRPAFHGLAVVDWEEWSPVWAKNWGAKKMYRTASEQWVQDQYGILPARQQHRLAQLEFEQAAQALMEETLQVGRALRPGGLWGFYRFPDCLNSNWAKEANYTGQCQPAEVQRNNHLGWLWATSSALYPSIYLPLALPPALRRRYVHHRLREALRVAAFGADGLLPVIAYSRLSFRRSSRFLQLADLVHTIGESAALGAAGLVLWGDMSYSHSAESCASLRHYLVSTLGPYVANVTAAARECSYGQCHGHGRCVRRQPHDLGSLLHLGPGAGPRAAFRCHCYRGWAGEGCAQRVRLSPATSCQVPAHAHSLYGYKDLTSSDTCLPQGTWGW from the exons atggtgctggtgctggcactgtgggcctgcctggcactgggcacagccagTGAGGAGAGCCCGGCACCCGAGCCCCTGGCAGGTGGCCAGCCCTTTGCCGTGGTGTGGAACGTCCCCACCGGGCGCTGTCAGCACCGCTTTGGCACGGGGCTGCCCCTCAGCGACTACGGCATCGTGGAGAACCAGGGTGGCCACTTTGCTGGCCAGAACATCACCATCTTCTACAAGAACAAGTTTGGGCTGTACCCCTACCTGTCACAGCACGGTGTACCCCATAATGGGGGCCTCCCCCAGCGTGTCTCCCTTGACGCCCACATCAACAGGGTGGCTGAGGACATCCGCCTCCTCCTGCGACCTGCTTTCCATGGCTTGGCCGTGGTGGACTGGGAGGAGTGGAGCCCTGTGTGGGCCAAAAACTGGGGAGCCAAAAAGATGTACCGGACAGCCTCAGAGCAGTGGGTGCAGGACCAGTACGGCATCCTGCCGGCACGGCAGCAGCACCGACTGGCCCAGCTGGAGTTTGAGCAGGCGGCACAGGCTCTAATGGAGGAAACACTTCAGGTGGGCCGAGCCCTGCgccctggggggctctggggtttCTACCGCTTTCCCGACTGCCTCAACAGCAACTGGGCCAAGGAGGCAAACTACACCGGGCAGTGCCAGCCGGCGGAGGTGCAGCGCAACAACCatctgggctggctctgggccACATCTTCCGCCCTCTACCCCAGCATCTACCTGCCGCTGGCACTGCCGCCCGCCCTGCGCCGCCGCTACGTGCACCACCGGCTGCGCGAGGCCCTGCGCGTGGCCGCCTTCGGGGCCGACGGCCTCCTGCCCGTGATCGCCTACTCCCGCCTCTCCTTCCGCCGCTCCTCCCGGTTCCTGCAGCTG GCTGACCTGGTGCACACCATCGGGGAGAGCGCGGCACTGGGAGCGGCTGGACTGGTGCTCTGGGGAGACATGTCGTACTCCCACTCGGCT gaaagctgtgccagcctgcGCCACTACCTCGTGTCCACCCTGGGTCCCTACGTGGCCAACGTGACGGCAGCAGCCCGAGAATGCAGCTATGGGCAGTGCCATGGGCACGGGCGCTGTGTGCGCCGGCAGCCCCACGACCTGGGCAGCCTCCTGCACCTTGGCCCCGGTGCTGGCCCGCGGGCTGCCTTCCGCTGCCACTGCTACCGTGGCTGGGCAGGTGAAGGCTGTGCCCAGAGGGTACGGCTCAGccctgccacctcctgccaggTGCCCGCCCACGCTCACAGCCTCTATGGGTACAAGGATCTCACATCCTCTGACACCTGCCTGCCACAGGGCACGTGGGGCTGGTGA
- the LSMEM2 gene encoding leucine-rich single-pass membrane protein 2, protein MPREAAEDSTGRAEGAAPAEPGDPDSSESGAISLRPVESISDLYWASGGHKGTEGNGPAPSSSLHRPPPRPVSPVPPALLPTLRPVPPASSCPCLGPGHPLLLALLALLALSSLVLATLAIYLSVLQSQSVRALAQWLESQEDAVHQLRAASRQLWARLNASAQPGGHR, encoded by the exons AtgcccagggaggctgcagaAG ACAGCACGGGAAGGGCTGAGGGTGCTGCGCCGGCAGAGCCTGGGGACCCTGACAGCAGTGAGTCTGGAGCCATCAGCCTGCGCCCCGTGGAGTCCATCAGCGACCTGTACTGGGCCTCGGGCGGGCACAAGGGCACAGAGG gcaATGGCCCGgctccctccagcagcctgCACCGGCCTCCACCTCGGCCCGTGTCCCCCGTGCCCCCGGCGCTCCTGCCCACCCTGCGCCCCGTGCCCcccgccagctcctgcccttgcCTCGGCCCTGGCCAccccctgctgctggccctgctggcactCCTGGCACTGTCGAGCCTGGTCCTGGCCACACTGGCCATCTACCTGAGTG TCCTGCAGAGCCAGTCGGTGCGGGCGCTGGCCCAGTGGCTCGAGAGCCAGGAGGACGCCGTGCACCAGCTGCGGGCagccagcaggcagctctgggctcgCCTCAAcgccagtgcccagcctggcgGGCACcgctga
- the IFRD2 gene encoding interferon-related developmental regulator 2, with the protein MPRSRRAARRGTGSARASSPGSEEEAGSEVLSHCSSASESASPADEGPGSEAANEQGQEEEVEDRLKEHMDNLLDKSAKARQAALQSLRLALSSKTLSEFLLERRLTLTDSLEKCLKKGKGEEQALAGTVLTLLCLQMGSGPEGEEVFRSLKPLLVSVLTDSTASPSARQSCATALGMCCYIAAADLEDLVSCLSCLEGIFSPPSTGEGGSAPAQHGPLHCSALQSWSLLLTICPPSHLRSILDNHWLQLPPLLTSSSVALRILAGETIALLFELAQDLEEDLCHQDTEFLCTQLKVLATESNKYRAKTDRRRQRSIFRDILRFIESGEYQEETIRFGLECMYLDSWARQRTYQAFKEVLGSGIHHHLQNNELLREIFGLGPPLVLDAAALKASKVSRFEKHLYNSAAFKARTKARSRVRDKRADVL; encoded by the exons AtgccgcgctcccgccgcgccgcgcGCC GCGGCACCGGCAGCGCCCGGGCGAGCTCGCCCGGCAGCGAGGAGGAGGCCGGCAGCGAGGTGCTGAGccactgcagcagtgccagcgAGAGCGCCAGCCCCGCTGACGAGGGACCAG GGAGCGAGGCGGCGAATGAGCAaggccaggaggaggaggtagAGGACAGGCTGAAAGAGCACATGGACAACCTCCTGGACAAGAG CGCCAAGGCGCGGCAGGCGGCACTGCAGAGCCTGCGCCTGGCCCTGTCCTCCAAAACCCTGTCCGAGTTCCTGCTGGAGCGCCGCCTCACGCTCACCGACTCCCTGGAGAAGTGCCTCAAGAAAG GTAAAGGGGAAGAACAGGCGCTGGCGGGCACCGTCCTcaccctcctctgcctccagaTGGGCTCTGGCCCGGAGGGAGAAGAGGTGTTCCGCAGCCTGAAGCCCCTGCTCGTCAGCGTCCTGAcagacagcacagccagccccagcgCCCGGCAGAGC TGTGCCACGGCCCTGGGCATGTGCTGCTACATTGCCGCTGCTGACCTCGAG GACCTGGTTTCATGCCTGTCCTGCTTGGAGGGCATCTTCAGCCCCCCCAGTACAGGCGAAGGGGGCTCAGCACCTGCCCAGCACGGGCCTCTGCACTGCAGCGCGCTCCAGTCATGgtccctgctcctcaccatCTGCCCCCCGTCCCACCTCAGGAGCATTTTGGACAA TcactggctgcagctgcccccaCTGCTGACCAGCAGCAGCGTTGCCCTGCGCATCCTGGCTGGGGAAACCATTGCACTGCTCTTCGAGCTGGCCCAGGACCTGGAG GAGGATTTGTGCCACCAAGATACAGAGTTCCTGTGTACCCAACTCAAGGTCCTGGCTACTGAGAGCAACAAGTACCGAGCCAAGACAGACCGACGGAGGCAGCGATCCATCTTCCGGGACATCCTGCGTTTCATTGAG AGTGGGGAGTACCAGGAGGAGACCATCCGATTTGGCCTGGAGTGCATGTACCTGGACAGCTGGGCACGCCAGCGCACCTACCAAGCCTTTAAGGAGGTGCTGGGTTCTGGCATCCACCACCACCTCCAG AACAATGAGCTGCTACGGGAGATCTTCGGCCTCGGGCCCCCCTTGGTGCTGGATGCGGCTGCTCTGAAAGCCAGCAAGGTCTCCCGTTTTGAGAAG caCCTCTACAACTCGGCTGCCTTCAAAGCCCGCACAAAAGCCCGGAGCCGCGTGCGGGACAAGCGGGCGGATGTGCTGTGA